The following are from one region of the Mustela lutreola isolate mMusLut2 chromosome 9, mMusLut2.pri, whole genome shotgun sequence genome:
- the BHLHE23 gene encoding class E basic helix-loop-helix protein 23, with protein MAELKSLSGDAYLALSHGYAAATAGLAYGAARGPEAARGYGAPGPGGDLPAAPAPHPAAVAESSGEQSGDEDDAFEQRRRRRRRRGGPGGAADARRRPREQRSLRLSINARERRRMHDLNDALDGLRAVLPYAHSPSVRKLSKIATLLLAKNYILMQAQALDEMRRLVAYLNQGQGLAAPVAAAPLTPFGQAAVYPFSAGAPLPCPDKCAAFSRTPSALCKHCNEKP; from the coding sequence ATGGCCGAGCTCAAGTCGCTGTCGGGGGACGCGTACCTGGCGCTGAGCCACGGCTACGCGGCGGCGACCGCGGGCCTGGCCTACGGGGCGGCGCGGGGGCCCGAGGCGGCCCGCGGCTACGGCGCGCCGGGCCCCGGCGGCGACCTCCCTGCGGCGCCCGCGCCCCACCCCGCGGCCGTGGCCGAGAGCAGCGGCGAGCAGAGCGGCGACGAGGACGACGCCTTcgagcagcggcggcggcggcggcggcggcgggggggacCCGGGGGCGCGGCGGACGCGCGGCGGCGGCCCCGGGAGCAGCGCTCGCTGCGGCTGAGCATCAACGCGCGCGAGCGGCGGCGGATGCACGACCTGAACGACGCTCTGGACGGGCTGCGCGCCGTCCTCCCCTACGCGCACAGCCCGTCGGTGCGCAAGCTCTCCAAGATCGCCACGCTGCTGCTCGCCAAGAACTACATCCTCATGCAGGCGCAGGCCCTGGACGAGATGCGGCGCCTCGTGGCTTACCTCAACCAGGGCCAGGGCCTGGCGGCGCCGGTGGCCGCTGCGCCCCTGACGCCCTTCGGCCAGGCCGCTGTATACCCGTTCTCCGCGGGCGCCCCGCTTCCCTGCCCTGACAAGTGCGCCGCCTTCTCCCGGACGCCCTCGGCGCTGTGCAAACACTGCAACGAGAAGCCATGA